The following proteins are encoded in a genomic region of Mycobacterium kiyosense:
- a CDS encoding hypothetical protein (frameshifted, insertion at around 4477759) yields MPVHVLISILGVPAEDHQKFHEWTLGITELFVPSISDARRRYLAREQVDFSDYLMEAITQRRKSPNDDLISGLILAQDGSEKSLTDREILGVVGQLVIAGFETSAGGIGFALYKLCEDRDLINRVRSDLSLVPKVVEESLRRLTPARGIVRRVKEDVEIRGQQITKGSNLFLLVQSANNDDSEFEDPAKFDIDRDAAEMRKSVHFGLGPHNCIGKWVARLDMRVAIETALTRLPNLRVAPDQEIRVQQGMIFHRPEHLHFEWD; encoded by the coding sequence ATGCCCGTTCACGTGCTGATCAGCATCCTCGGCGTACCGGCCGAGGACCACCAGAAATTCCACGAGTGGACGCTGGGCATCACCGAGCTGTTCGTCCCGTCCATTTCCGATGCTCGCCGGAGGTATCTGGCCCGCGAGCAAGTCGACTTCAGCGATTACCTGATGGAAGCGATCACACAGCGTCGCAAGTCACCGAACGACGATCTGATCAGCGGTCTGATTCTTGCCCAGGACGGCAGCGAGAAAAGCTTGACCGATCGCGAAATCCTCGGTGTCGTGGGACAACTCGTCATCGCCGGATTCGAGACGAGCGCAGGAGGTATCGGCTTTGCGCTCTATAAACTCTGCGAGGACCGGGATCTGATCAACCGCGTTCGGTCCGACTTGTCATTGGTGCCTAAAGTCGTGGAGGAGTCGCTGCGGCGACTAACCCCCGCACGCGGCATTGTGCGTCGCGTCAAAGAGGACGTCGAGATCCGCGGCCAGCAAATCACCAAGGGCTCCAACCTCTTTCTGCTCGTGCAGTCGGCCAACAACGACGACAGCGAGTTCGAAGATCCCGCGAAATTCGATATCGACCGCGATGCCGCCGAAATGCGCAAGAGCGTGCATTTCGGTCTCGGCCCGCACAACTGCATCGGGAAGTGGGTGGCCAGACTCGACATGCGAGTGGCCATCGAGACCGCGCTTACCCGCCTGCCCAACCTGCGCGTTGCACCCGACCAGGAGATCCGGGTACAGCAGGGCATGATCTTTCATCGCCCCGAGCACCTGCACTTCGAATGGGACTGA
- a CDS encoding TetR family transcriptional regulator: MPTVTRRAKQSRAERREAIGNRLFTIVERLLAEGAVFSEISVEQLITEADIARSTFYVYFEDKGALMIELMERVTKAVGDAANDWFQLPPGATRADLRKALARLAAAYRQHGRMMSAVIEAAAYDPRVQEEYAAVMARRCDDMNRNFIPQQRDGSIRGDIDLVAVTPWLAWMFERGFNQLAGRDGVMTESALDGATSVIWQTLYEGTR; the protein is encoded by the coding sequence ATGCCAACGGTGACCCGCAGGGCGAAGCAAAGCCGGGCAGAACGCCGAGAGGCGATCGGCAACCGGTTGTTCACGATCGTCGAACGCTTGCTTGCGGAGGGTGCCGTTTTTTCCGAGATCAGCGTCGAACAGTTGATCACCGAGGCCGACATCGCCCGATCGACTTTCTACGTGTATTTCGAGGACAAGGGCGCGCTCATGATCGAACTGATGGAGCGCGTCACGAAGGCGGTGGGAGATGCGGCCAACGACTGGTTTCAGTTGCCGCCCGGAGCGACTCGCGCGGATCTGCGCAAAGCGCTCGCTCGCCTGGCCGCGGCGTATCGACAGCACGGTCGCATGATGTCGGCGGTCATTGAGGCCGCCGCGTACGACCCTCGGGTACAAGAGGAGTACGCCGCGGTCATGGCACGCCGGTGTGACGACATGAACCGGAACTTCATTCCCCAACAGCGCGACGGGTCCATTCGTGGGGACATCGATCTGGTGGCCGTGACTCCGTGGCTGGCGTGGATGTTCGAAAGGGGCTTCAACCAGTTGGCGGGGCGCGACGGCGTCATGACCGAGTCTGCGCTCGACGGCGCCACTTCGGTGATATGGCAGACGTTGTACGAAGGCACTCGCTGA
- a CDS encoding hypothetical protein (frameshifted, insertion at around 4480768) produces the protein MGVWTAYLPFHNPAASSRYAESLLWGPPMYVYFCAGVAVVGCPAYFALRSRFPHQSNVALLSIIFAGEFVFDFVVENLAIRLTHGYSFAQTYGPLTLWAGSQFQFPLYESFLVATLGLFYTWMRIQAVSSPDGLSPVERGFERWRPSLQPMVRTLAVIGFCCAATILIYHLPFNWLGIVGASHAHLPSYLLPG, from the coding sequence ATGGGCGTCTGGACGGCGTATCTGCCGTTCCACAACCCGGCGGCATCCTCCCGGTACGCGGAGTCGCTGTTGTGGGGCCCGCCGATGTACGTGTACTTCTGCGCCGGCGTGGCCGTGGTCGGCTGTCCCGCGTATTTCGCGCTGCGGTCCCGCTTTCCGCACCAGTCGAATGTGGCCCTGCTGTCGATCATCTTCGCCGGCGAGTTCGTGTTCGATTTCGTGGTGGAGAATTTGGCGATCCGGTTGACGCACGGCTATTCGTTCGCGCAAACCTACGGGCCGCTTACCTTGTGGGCGGGCAGCCAATTCCAGTTCCCGCTCTACGAGTCGTTCCTGGTGGCCACGCTGGGATTATTCTACACCTGGATGCGGATACAGGCCGTCTCGTCCCCTGATGGGCTGTCACCGGTGGAACGCGGCTTCGAGCGTTGGAGGCCCTCACTTCAGCCGATGGTGCGTACCCTGGCGGTGATCGGTTTCTGCTGTGCTGCAACGATATTGATCTACCATCTGCCGTTCAACTGGCTGGGCATCGTGGGTGCTTCGCACGCGCACCTGCCGTCGTACCTGCTGCCCGGCTGA
- a CDS encoding N5,N10-methylene tetrahydromethanopterin reductase: MKLSLMTLGDVVADPVTGQVATAAERHRAIVEAAAVADQAGFEGVHIGEHHGLEYTTSAPPVILAAIGERTSRLRLSTAVTLAANLDPIRVAEDYATVDALSDGRCEVVVGRGNFFVSTYTLFGQRLEDSHELFAQNVELLAQLWAGKEVSWAGSRHRAAINEFVLQPAPVGTMPLWVGGGASESSLELAARLGLDLMLPSAFGNPQMFKPVVENYRERFASYGHPRDPRVGACWHVNVARTSQAARERWEPRYRAYFELMNTVIPRVNPDPPPFVTKPFDFEFLTTRGPAIVGSAAEVADRLNSWSEVLTSDTNLIYVDMGGQPAGEYRDMVELIGAEVIPPVELRLPDSEYVCGVYGILPPRASTVFNLYSKKGW; encoded by the coding sequence ATGAAGCTGAGCCTGATGACCCTGGGGGACGTGGTAGCCGATCCGGTCACCGGGCAGGTCGCCACGGCTGCCGAGCGGCACCGAGCCATCGTGGAGGCCGCCGCAGTCGCCGACCAAGCAGGCTTCGAGGGCGTGCACATCGGCGAACACCACGGGCTTGAGTACACGACATCGGCGCCGCCGGTGATCCTCGCCGCGATCGGGGAACGCACGTCGCGGCTGCGGTTGTCCACCGCCGTTACGTTGGCGGCGAACCTCGACCCGATCCGCGTCGCCGAGGACTACGCGACCGTCGATGCGCTCTCTGATGGACGCTGCGAAGTCGTGGTGGGCCGGGGCAATTTCTTCGTCTCCACCTACACGCTGTTCGGGCAGCGTTTGGAGGACTCCCACGAGCTGTTCGCCCAGAACGTCGAGCTGCTCGCCCAGTTGTGGGCGGGCAAGGAGGTGAGCTGGGCGGGATCGCGTCATCGCGCCGCGATCAATGAGTTCGTGCTGCAGCCTGCGCCGGTGGGCACGATGCCGCTATGGGTAGGCGGCGGAGCCTCGGAATCGTCGCTCGAACTGGCGGCGCGCCTGGGACTGGATCTGATGCTGCCCTCGGCGTTCGGTAACCCCCAGATGTTCAAACCCGTGGTCGAGAACTATCGGGAGAGGTTCGCTTCTTATGGGCATCCCCGTGATCCGCGGGTCGGCGCCTGCTGGCACGTCAACGTCGCCAGGACGAGCCAGGCGGCCCGGGAGCGCTGGGAACCGCGCTACCGGGCCTACTTCGAGCTGATGAATACCGTCATCCCGCGGGTGAATCCCGACCCGCCACCGTTCGTCACCAAGCCGTTCGACTTCGAGTTCCTCACCACCCGCGGTCCCGCCATCGTCGGCAGTGCGGCAGAAGTGGCCGATCGGCTCAACTCCTGGTCGGAAGTCCTGACCAGTGACACGAACTTGATCTACGTCGACATGGGCGGCCAGCCGGCCGGCGAATACCGCGACATGGTGGAACTCATTGGCGCCGAGGTCATCCCCCCAGTTGAGCTGAGGCTGCCTGACAGCGAGTACGTATGCGGTGTCTATGGCATATTGCCACCCCGGGCGAGCACGGTGTTTAATTTATATTCAAAGAAAGGGTGGTGA
- a CDS encoding alpha/beta hydrolase: protein MNSAPAVTRGKYRRTPYLVVSQEHSVRKDVYGTVADHVVRYAQLLRGDRESDTVIVASHPIGSPAYLPLFSELARTGLHVIGCANRYSVGDSALQMENHLLDLGACVRDARERLGYQRVVLAGWSGGGSPMMGYQAEAEKPTITQTAAGEPSLLAETALPPADAVMLLAAPRSRHRLLTEFLDASITDELQPERNRAAEFDLYDPANPNQPPYPADFLAAYRDRQRERNRRITAMAQQRLQDFRDAGRPHAEHSFVVHGTMADPRWLDPTIEPNGRRPRWSYLGDPEVANTSPGALMRFTTARSWLSQWGLDTAQVDAGDAAPRVSVPVLMVVNGCDDAVPTSHQAQVFDAIGHQEKERVDLPGANHYFTGEDQRSQLSQAADHVHDWLHRHGFDLD from the coding sequence ATGAATTCCGCACCGGCCGTCACCCGTGGCAAGTATCGCCGTACCCCGTATCTTGTTGTTTCCCAAGAGCATTCGGTCCGCAAGGATGTCTACGGCACCGTCGCCGATCACGTGGTGCGGTACGCGCAGTTGCTCCGCGGTGATCGTGAGTCGGACACGGTCATCGTCGCGTCTCATCCGATCGGGTCGCCGGCCTACCTGCCGCTGTTCTCCGAACTGGCGCGTACTGGGCTGCATGTGATCGGTTGCGCCAACCGATATTCGGTTGGTGACTCCGCACTGCAGATGGAGAACCATCTGCTCGATCTCGGCGCCTGCGTGCGAGACGCGCGCGAAAGGCTCGGCTACCAGCGCGTGGTGCTGGCCGGCTGGAGTGGCGGCGGATCGCCGATGATGGGTTATCAGGCGGAAGCGGAGAAGCCCACAATCACTCAGACCGCGGCGGGGGAGCCGTCGTTGCTCGCCGAGACCGCACTCCCGCCGGCTGACGCGGTGATGTTGTTGGCGGCTCCGCGCAGCCGTCACCGGTTGCTGACCGAGTTCCTCGACGCCTCGATCACCGACGAACTGCAGCCCGAGCGCAACCGGGCTGCCGAATTCGACCTGTACGACCCCGCGAACCCCAACCAGCCGCCTTACCCGGCGGACTTCCTTGCCGCCTACCGCGACCGACAACGCGAACGCAACCGCCGGATCACCGCCATGGCCCAGCAGAGGTTGCAGGACTTCCGAGACGCCGGCCGGCCACACGCCGAGCACTCGTTCGTCGTCCACGGGACGATGGCCGATCCGCGTTGGCTGGACCCGACCATCGAACCCAACGGCCGCCGGCCGCGGTGGAGTTATCTGGGCGACCCCGAGGTGGCCAACACCAGCCCCGGTGCACTGATGCGCTTCACCACTGCGCGGAGTTGGTTGTCGCAGTGGGGGTTGGACACTGCGCAGGTGGACGCCGGCGACGCGGCGCCGCGGGTGTCGGTGCCGGTGCTCATGGTCGTCAACGGCTGTGACGACGCGGTGCCGACCAGCCATCAGGCGCAGGTGTTCGATGCGATAGGTCACCAGGAGAAGGAGCGGGTAGACCTGCCGGGCGCCAACCACTATTTCACCGGCGAGGATCAGCGATCGCAGCTGTCACAGGCAGCCGATCACGTCCACGACTGGCTGCACCGCCACGGTTTCGACCTCGACTAA
- a CDS encoding acyl-CoA dehydrogenase (frameshifted, deletion at around 4484535) — MASNVIGLGMAMPTIHAHGTGEQKRRYLRSCFSGEDIWCQLFSEPGAGSDLAALATRAVADGDTFVVNGQKIWTSLAHLARFGLLLARTDPDVPKHKGLTYFLLDMRSPGVEVRPLRQLTGEAEFNEVFLTDVRIPKADVLGEVGQGWAVAMTTLANERISIGARPAQRGEGPIGRAVEIYCEAASSGRVDAVVTERLMLLWTQAEAARLTNVRAAQTGRAPGPEGSIAKLQMAELNKAIYELCVDMSGVDQLLIDGYDEHAPTSSAAYGGADVRKSYLRSLANSIEGGTSEVMRNILGERVLGLPGEPRVDRDIPWREVRRS; from the coding sequence ATGGCCAGCAACGTGATCGGCCTCGGGATGGCGATGCCGACGATCCACGCACACGGTACTGGCGAGCAGAAGCGGCGCTACCTGCGGTCGTGCTTCTCGGGCGAGGACATCTGGTGTCAGCTGTTCTCCGAGCCGGGCGCGGGCTCGGACCTGGCCGCGCTGGCCACCCGTGCCGTTGCCGACGGTGACACATTCGTCGTCAACGGGCAGAAGATCTGGACGTCGCTGGCACACCTCGCTCGATTCGGGTTGCTGCTGGCCCGCACCGACCCCGACGTGCCCAAGCACAAGGGTTTGACCTACTTCCTGCTCGACATGCGCAGCCCCGGCGTCGAAGTGCGCCCCCTGCGGCAGCTCACCGGCGAGGCCGAGTTCAACGAAGTCTTTCTCACCGACGTGCGGATCCCGAAGGCCGACGTCCTGGGCGAGGTGGGCCAGGGTTGGGCAGTGGCGATGACCACGCTGGCCAACGAGCGGATCTCGATCGGCGCCCGGCCGGCGCAGCGGGGCGAGGGCCCAATCGGTCGTGCCGTGGAAATCTACTGCGAGGCAGCGAGTTCAGGGCGGGTGGACGCCGTGGTGACGGAGCGGTTGATGCTGCTGTGGACGCAGGCCGAGGCAGCCCGGCTGACCAATGTCCGGGCCGCCCAGACGGGCCGGGCGCCGGGGCCGGAAGGCTCGATCGCCAAGCTGCAGATGGCCGAGTTGAACAAGGCGATATACGAGCTGTGCGTGGACATGTCCGGCGTGGACCAGTTGCTCATCGACGGTTACGACGAGCATGCGCCCACGTCGTCGGCTGCCTACGGCGGGGCCGACGTGCGTAAGTCGTACCTGCGGTCGCTGGCGAATTCGATCGAGGGTGGTACGTCGGAAGTGATGCGCAACATCCTCGGTGAGCGAGTGCTCGGGTTGCCTGGTGAACCCAGGGTTGACCGGGACATCCCATGGCGTGAGGTGCGCCGGTCATGA
- the acd_2 gene encoding acyl-CoA dehydrogenase, protein MSFIPGEEAEQLRAVVREFLAKRSDEAAVRAQMESERGYDPTVWRQAADELGLPGLVAPARYGGAEASAIELGVVFEEMGAALFCGPFLATVGLAVTALVELGDEDAAARYLPGIVAGDTVAALVWSGPSPGASTLTACEQGDGWTVSGTADIVVDGGAADLLLVVARSPAGCCLLAVEGGAPGLSRTPLVAMDSTRRLAAVNLDRCPARLLGSDGGASDALRDTADLAALYLAAEQLGGAARVLEMAVAHARTRYQFGRPIGSFGPIKHRCADMLVDVESARSVVYHGLWTAVHDRDNLALSASLARAVCSDAYSKLAAHNIQIHGGIGFTWEHPAHLYLKRAKSSALLFRFGNRSSGAVGRDGGHCGTGACYRAARCRGPAYRRRADRG, encoded by the coding sequence GTGAGCTTCATACCGGGTGAGGAAGCCGAGCAACTGCGCGCAGTCGTGCGCGAATTCCTCGCCAAACGCTCCGATGAGGCCGCGGTACGCGCCCAGATGGAGAGCGAGCGCGGCTACGACCCGACCGTGTGGCGTCAAGCCGCCGACGAGTTGGGCCTGCCCGGTTTGGTAGCGCCGGCACGGTACGGCGGCGCCGAGGCGAGTGCGATCGAGCTAGGCGTGGTGTTCGAGGAGATGGGCGCAGCACTGTTCTGCGGTCCGTTCCTGGCGACAGTGGGCTTGGCAGTCACCGCGCTTGTCGAACTCGGCGACGAGGATGCCGCGGCACGCTACCTACCCGGCATTGTGGCCGGAGATACCGTCGCGGCACTGGTCTGGTCGGGGCCGTCCCCGGGAGCCAGCACGCTGACCGCGTGCGAGCAGGGCGACGGCTGGACCGTCTCGGGCACCGCCGACATCGTCGTCGACGGCGGCGCTGCCGATCTGCTGCTGGTGGTCGCTCGCAGTCCGGCGGGCTGCTGCCTGCTGGCCGTCGAAGGCGGTGCACCCGGGCTCAGCCGCACACCGCTGGTCGCAATGGATTCCACGCGCAGGCTTGCCGCTGTGAATCTCGACCGGTGTCCGGCGCGGTTGCTGGGTTCGGACGGCGGCGCCAGCGACGCGCTGCGCGACACCGCCGATCTGGCCGCTTTATACCTGGCCGCCGAACAACTCGGCGGGGCGGCCCGCGTGCTGGAAATGGCGGTGGCCCACGCCCGCACCAGATACCAATTCGGAAGGCCCATCGGGTCTTTCGGGCCCATCAAGCACCGCTGTGCCGATATGCTCGTCGACGTCGAGTCGGCCCGATCAGTGGTTTATCACGGACTGTGGACCGCCGTGCACGACCGGGACAACCTGGCCCTGTCGGCGAGCCTGGCCCGTGCGGTGTGCTCGGATGCCTACAGCAAGCTGGCGGCGCACAACATTCAAATCCATGGTGGCATCGGGTTCACCTGGGAACATCCCGCGCACTTGTATCTCAAGCGGGCGAAAAGCTCTGCCCTGCTTTTTCGGTTCGGCAACCGCTCATCGGGCGCGGTTGGCCGAGATGGTGGCCACTGTGGCACCGGTGCCTGTTACCGCGCGGCGCGCTGCCGAGGACCAGCCTACCGGCGGAGAGCCGATCGAGGCTGA
- a CDS encoding hypothetical protein (frameshifted, insertion at around 4486712), translating to MDRAADVVIRVAVEATDEAFFELAMLAGQYIAEREANPVERTDVLNAIATGVLESGRPLTDVERLGVVTVLFLGGLDTTRGAMGSIAYHLAKDPELEQRLRDPAWIRQDMDEFIRLESPVGCLGRRATRDVELGGVKIRQGEQLLIRFDSANRDEARFEDAARLRFDVRRPSSAGFGLGIHRCLGSHFARIQIAIAFDELFKRVTKLRFADPDAEVRWAPGIANGPERLDLLFDKIG from the coding sequence ATGGACCGGGCGGCCGACGTCGTGATCCGGGTTGCTGTCGAGGCCACCGACGAGGCATTCTTCGAACTCGCCATGCTCGCAGGGCAATACATCGCCGAGCGGGAGGCGAACCCGGTCGAGCGCACCGATGTGCTGAACGCGATCGCGACCGGCGTCCTCGAATCCGGCAGGCCCTTGACCGACGTCGAACGACTCGGTGTCGTCACCGTGCTATTCCTGGGTGGCCTCGACACCACCCGTGGTGCGATGGGCTCGATCGCCTATCACCTGGCCAAGGATCCCGAACTCGAACAGCGCCTTCGTGATCCGGCCTGGATTCGACAGGACATGGACGAGTTCATCCGCCTGGAGTCGCCGGTGGGCTGTCTGGGGAGAAGGGCGACCCGGGATGTCGAACTCGGCGGTGTGAAGATTCGGCAGGGCGAGCAGTTGCTGATCCGCTTCGATTCGGCGAATCGCGACGAGGCACGGTTCGAGGATGCCGCACGCTTGCGGTTCGATGTGCGGCGCCCCAGCTCCGCCGGCTTCGGACTGGGAATCCATCGCTGCCTGGGTTCGCATTTCGCCCGCATCCAGATTGCGATCGCCTTCGACGAGCTGTTCAAGCGGGTGACGAAGTTGCGGTTTGCCGATCCCGACGCCGAAGTGCGTTGGGCCCCAGGCATTGCCAACGGTCCGGAGCGGCTGGATCTGCTGTTCGACAAGATCGGTTGA
- a CDS encoding hypothetical protein (frameshifted, insertion at around 4486730) produces MGSRAHEKAKWDVFAYARRNCPVAHTDADGGGQYVVTRYEDVRRVLEDPQTFSSAGVSPRPSPVQLNPLDADPPYQVELRKLLNPLFTRNFLLRFEPELRKNAVDLIGRFIDNGRCDFIREFAGSVRGQRLVQGRLQ; encoded by the coding sequence GTGGGATCCCGGGCACACGAGAAGGCCAAGTGGGATGTGTTCGCCTACGCGCGGCGGAATTGTCCAGTGGCCCATACCGATGCCGACGGCGGCGGCCAATACGTCGTGACCCGATACGAAGACGTTCGCCGGGTCCTGGAAGACCCGCAGACCTTCTCGTCTGCCGGTGTCTCACCGCGCCCATCGCCGGTACAACTCAACCCGCTCGACGCTGATCCCCCCTATCAGGTGGAACTGCGCAAGCTCCTCAACCCGCTGTTCACCCGTAACTTTTTGCTCCGGTTCGAACCCGAACTGCGCAAGAACGCCGTCGACCTGATCGGGCGCTTCATCGACAACGGGCGGTGCGACTTCATTCGGGAGTTCGCCGGGTCCGTTCGTGGGCAACGCCTTGTCCAGGGTCGTCTTCAATGA
- a CDS encoding hypothetical protein (frameshifted, deletion at around 4492303), translated as MITRFGPRKPAPGFAGYSTPVPGLFLTGSGTHPVAGISGLPGRNAANTMLRVFKKESGRTS; from the coding sequence GTGATCACCCGATTCGGGCCGCGGAAGCCGGCACCTGGGTTCGCCGGCTATTCCACCCCGGTGCCAGGCCTGTTCCTCACCGGCTCGGGGACTCATCCGGTCGCGGGCATCAGCGGCCTGCCCGGCAGGAACGCCGCCAACACCATGCTGCGCGTATTCAAGAAGGAATCCGGGCGCACCAGCTAG